The nucleotide window GATGGCGGTCTCCGAGAGGGTCGATGCCGTCGCCGAGCGGATCCGGGCCGCGGGGATCCTCGAGCAGCCGCCGGTCCTCGACGGCGAGGCGGGCCTGTTCGACCTGGCCGAGGAGGATCTGCGCGAGGTCTTCGTATGGCGCGCGGTCACCCGGCGCGGGACCCCCACCGGCGACTGGCGTCTGAGCCGCTTCTTCTGGACCAAGCAGGTCTACGCCCCCGATGGCCGGGTCAAGAGGCCCACCGCGGCATCCCGGAGCACCACGGCGATGCTCGCCCAGCTCCGGGCGGCCAGGGACCGGCCCCTGTGGCGCATCCTCGTGGCCCTGTCCGTGCGCCATGTGGGGCCCACGGCGGCCCGCGCCCTGGCCGAGCGCTTCGGCTCCCTGGAGGCCCTGTGCCAGGCCGACGAGGACCAGCTCGCCCAGGTCGAGGGCGTGGGCCCCACCATCGCCGCCTCCTGGGTGGCCTGGCGCGAGGTGGACTGGCACCGCGAGATCCTCCAGCGCTGGAAGGCCGCGGGTGTGCGCATGGTCGACGACGGCCCCACCGCGGCCTTCCCGCCCGCCGGCGCCCCTGGTGACGGCGGTGGCGGCGCGGCTGCGGGGGCCGGCGCCCCCGGGGCGCAGCGCACCCTGGAGGGTCTGACGATCGTGGTCACCGGCTCCCTGGAGGGCTACACCCGCGATGAGGCCAAGGAGGCGATCATCTCCCGAGGGGGCAAGGCCGCCGGGAGCGTGTCGAAGAGGACGAGCTACGTCGTCGTGGGGGACAAGGCCGGTTCCAAGGAGGCCAAGGCCCGCCAGCTGGGCCTGCCGATCCTCGATGAGGAGGGCTTCACCGCCCTGCTGGAGGGCGGCCCCACGGCGGTTGATGCCGGCGCCGCCGGTGGGCAGTCGGACTGAGGCACTCCCGGGCCCACCCGCGCGACGGGGACGGATCAGGGGGCCGCCCGGGGACATCCCCGGGCGGCCCCCTGAGAGCGGGTCCGGCGCCTGCGCTCCTAGTGGCTGACCACGGTGGTGCCGATCTCGACCCAGTTGTAGATCCACTGGGCGTCGGAGGAGGGCATGTTGACGCAGCCGTGGGAGGCGGAGTAGCCGAAGTCCGAGCGCCAGGGAGCGCCGTGGAAGGCGTAGCCGGAGTAGAAGTAGGTCACCCACGGCACGTCCTCGGTGCGGTAGCGGGTGCCGTCGACATTGTCCCCCTCCATGGTCTGGGAGGGGTATTGCAGGTAGACCTGGTAGGTGCCGGTGACGGTGGGGGTCTCCTTGGCGCCGTCCACCATGGTCACCGGGCCGTAGACCACGGTGGCGCCCTCGTAGGCGGTCACCGTGTAGTTGGCCAGGTTGACATCGATCCACTTCTCACCGGGCGCCGCCTGGTAGACCAGCTTCTCCGCGCCGTCGGCGATGGTGCGCTCATCCCAGGTGGCCTTGACCACCGTGGCCTCGAAGGAGCCGGTATAGGCCCTGCCCTGGCCCAGGTTGGTGACGATGTCGGTGGCGACCGTCTCGGCATTGCTCACGGTGCGCCCGTCCTCGGCCTCCAGCGGGGTGGCCACCACGGTTCCCTTGGTGGTGACATTGCGCTTGCCGTTGATCGGCTCGACATTGGCCTCCTCGGCCTGGGCGCTCACCCACTGGCTGACCCTGCCCGAATCCACGGACAGGGTGGGGGCGGCATCCACCGAGGTGGTCAGCGTGATCCAGGAGGCCTTCTCCGCGGCGTCGGCCGTGTAGGTGGCCTCCTCCTGGTCCGAGGTGGCGGGCACGGTGATGGTCACGTCCTGGGACACCCAGGCGTTGGCCTGGTCGGCCACCTTCTGGGCATCGGCGTCGGAGACGGCGGGCTCGGAGACGCCGAAGGAGACCGCCACCGAGGTGGGGGACAGGGAGCCCGCCGCCTCCTTGGCCGCGGTGGCGATGGCGCCCGAGTCCAGGGAGGTGCCCGAGGAGGCGGGGGTGGTGGAGAAGGTCTGACCGTCCTCGCCCAGGACCACCGTGGCATTGATGGCCTTGGCCTGGTCGGAGGGGATGAGGGAGACGGCGTAGTCGGCGGCGGTCTGCTCGTTGGTGGAGACCACCACCGGCACGCTCTGCCCGCCCAGGAGCGCCTCGAAGCGGCTGACGACGCTCTCGCCACGGGCCATCACCGCATCGGCGGTGGCCTGCGCATCCACGGTGGCGCCCAGGTCGGCCAGGGAGGCCGTGGCCTGAACGTCGCCGGAGATGGACACGGTGGCGCCCTGCGCCCGGCTCTCGATGATCTCCACGATCTCCTGGCGGCTCCGACCGGCCACATCCGTGCCGGCCACGGTGGTGCCCGGCACGGCGTGGTCCGCGTAGTGGGAGGCGTAGGCGTAGCCGCCCGCACCCACGCCGGCCAGGAGCAGGAAGGAGGCCGCCGCCACCCAGACGGGCCACCGGCGACGGCGCGGCCCGGCGTCGTAGAGCGGCTCGTCCTCGTCCTTCTGCGGCTCGCCGTCCAGGAGCGCACCGCCGGCCACCGCCTCGGCTGCCGCGGCGTCCTGCGGGGCCAGGTCATCCGTGTCACCGGCACCCGCCTCATCGCCGACCTCCTGCAGGGGGCCGTCCAGGATGCGGGAGCGCGGCGCGGCGGGTGCCGCCTGGTCCTGCGGGGCCGGCTCCACGACGGCGGGGACCACCGTGGTGGCCTGCTCGCTCCGAGCGGGATGGCCAGCGGTGCCCGCAGCCTCCTCTGCGCCCTCTGTGTCCTCGGGTGCGCGGTTCGCCTGCGCACCCTCGGGCGCCGTGGAGTCCGCGCCTCCTGCGGAATCCACCGGGTCCAGGGGCGCCTCCTGCGGGGTGGCCGCCGACATGCTCGTGGCCCCGGGGGCGGGACGGAGGGGGGTGGCCGGGTCGGGGTCTGCAGCGTTCTCGTCCAGGGCGGTGTCCCAGTGGTCCCAGTCCGGGGCCTGCCCGGGCGCGGGGGACTCCTCCTGGGCCGAGGCGGGTTCGGTGCTGCGCAGGCCGGTGGACTGCCCGTAGGGCGTGCTCAGCACGGCCGTGCGCTGCGGGGCCCGGCTGCCCGGCTCTTCCGGCGCGGCGTCGGCGCCCGTGGGGCCGCCGGCCGGGAACTCATCGCTGCTCATGACTTCCGTCCTCTACCTCATCGTCGTCCTATGGGGCCGGGCCTCAGGCCCAACCGGCAAGGAGCCTGCTTCTATTCGCGTGGGCACGTGCGCGCATCCGCGTCCTGCTCTCCCCGAGCGGACCCGAGGTGAGGATCTCCACGGACCATGACAGCCGCCACGGCAGGCGATGTCAAGCATCTCGGCGCTCTGAGGGGCTGTGAGATGCACTCGGCGCATATCAGCGCGATGTCGGCGCAGATCGGTGGGGCGCCGGCGCGGATTCACCGATGCTCCCGTCCGGCCTGCGCCGCCATGATGCGCCGCGGGCGCTCGCGGCGACATGGGGAGTCGTCTCCAACCCACCGGGGCCGGTGATCTACACTCGCGCCCATGTCAGCCATCTCCAAGGACGAGGTCGCCCGCGTCGCGGCCCTGGCGCGCGTGGCGCTGAGCCCGCAGGAGGTGACGCGCCTGGCCGGGGAGCTGGACGCCGTCGCCTCCTCCTTCGCCCGCGTCTCCAGCGTGGTCACGCCCGATCTGCCCGCCACCTCGCATCCCGTTCCCCTGACCAATGTCCTGCGAGAGGACGTCGTCGGCCCCACCCTGGAGGTCGATGAGCTGCTCGCGGGCGCCCCGGCGGCCGAGGACTCCATGTTCCTCGTGCCCCAGATCCTGGGGGAGGACGAGGCCTGATGACTGATGCCATGCCCCATCCCGCGGACGCGGCGGGCCTGATCCGGGCCACTGCCGCGCAGCAGGCGGCCGCCCTGGCCTCCGGCGAGGTCTCCTCCCGGGAGCTGACCACCGCCCACCTGGAGCGCATCGAGGCGGTGGACGGCGCCGTGGGCGCCTTCCTCGACGTCGATGCCGACAAGGCCCTGGCCGCCGCCGATGCCGCCGATGCCGCCCGGCGCTCGGGCTCAGCGGTGGATGAGCTCACCGGTGTGCCCGTGGCCGTCAAGGACCTCATCTGCACCCGGGGCCAGGCCACCACGGCGGCCTCCCGCATCCTCGAGGGCTGGGTGCCCCCCTATGACGCCACCCTGGTGCGCAACCTCAGGGCCGCCGGTCTGCCGATCCTGGGCAAGACCAACCTCGATGAGTTCGCCATGGGCGGCTCCACCGAGCACTCCGCCTTCAAGCGCACCGCCAACCCCTGGGATCTCGATCGCATCCCCGGAGGCTCCTCGGGCGGCTCGGCCGCCGCCGTGGGCGCCTTCGAGGCCCCCGTGGCCGTGGGCACCGACACCGGCGGCTCCATCCGCCAGCCCGCGGCCGTCACCGGCACGGTGGGGGTCAAGCCCACCTACGGCACGGTCTCGCGCTACGGCGTCATCGCCATGGCCTCCTCCCTGGACACGCCCGGCCCCATGGCGCGCACGGTGCTCGACACCGCCCTGCTGCACGATGTCATCGCCTCCCACGACCCGCTGGACTCCACCTCGCTGCCCGATGCGCCTCGCGGCATGGCCGCGGTGGTGCGCGCCGCCCAGGAGGGGCGGGACCTGGCCGGGCTGCGCGTGGGGGTCATCTCCGAGCTCGACGGCGGCCAGGGCTACCACGACGGCGTCGTGGACTCCTTCCATGCGGCGGTCGAGCTGCTCCAGGGGGCCGGGGCCCGGGTGGATGCGGTCTCGCTGCCTCACCTGGAGTACGCCCTGGACGCCTACTACCTCATCATGCCCGCCGAGGCCTCCTCCAACCTGGCCCGCTACGACGGCATGCGCTACGGGCTGCGCGTGGAGCCGGCCTCGGGGCCGGTGACCGCCGAGACGGTCATGGCGGCCACCCGCGGGGCGGGCTTCGGCGATGAGGTCAAGCGCCGCATCATCCTGGGCACCCACGTGCTGTCGGCCGGCTTCTACGACGCCTACTACGCCAGTGCCCAGAAGGTGCGCACGCTCATCCAGCGCGACTTCGCCGCCGCCTGGGAGCGCTTCGACATCCTGGTCTCGCCCACGGCGCCGGTGACGGCCTACCGCTTCGGGGAGAAGGACGATCCCCTGGCGATGTACAAGCTGGACGTCACCACGATCCCGGCGAACCTGGCGGGCGTGCCCGCCATGAGCCTGCCTTCGGGCCTGAGCCGCGATGGCCTGCCCGTCGGATTCCAGATCCTGGCCCCCCAGCGGGCCGATGATCGCCTGTACCGCGTGGGCGCCGTCCTGGAGGCGGCCCTGGAGGAGCAGTGGGGGGCGCCGCTGCTCTCCCGCGCCGCAGAGCTGGAGGAGCAGCGATGAGTGAGAAGCTGATGGACTTCGAGGAGGCCGTGCGCCGCTACGACCCGGTGCTGGGACTGGAGGTGCACGTCGAGCTGGGCACCGCCACCAAGATGTTCGACGCCGCCCCCAATGTCTTCGGCGCCCGGCCCAACACGATGGTCACCCCCACCTCCGTGGGGCTGCCCGGCGCCCTGCCCCAGGTCAACGCCCAGGGGGTGGAGTACGCCATCCGCATCGGGCTGGCCCTGGGATGCCAGATCGCCTCCTCGTGCCGCTTCGCCCGGAAGAACTACTTCTACCCGGACCTGTCCAAGGACTTCCAGACCTCCCAGTCCGATGAGCCCATCGCCTACGACGGCGCCCTGGAGATCGAGCTGGAGGACGGCTCCCCCTTCACCATCCCCATCGAGCGGGCGCATATGGAGGAGGACGCGGGCAAGAACACCCACGTCGGCGGTCATGACGGGCGGATCGAGGGCGCCCAGTACTCCCTGGTGGACTACAACCGCGCCGGCGTCCCCCTGGTGGAGATCGTCACCCGCCCCATCGAGGGCGCCGGTGCGCGCGCCCCGCAGGTGGCCGCCGCCTACGTGCGCACCCTGCGCGACATCTTCCGGGCCCTGGGCGTGTCCGAGGCCCGCATGGAGCGGGGCAATGTGCGCGCCGATGTCAACGTCTCCCTGCGTGAGTCGCCCGACGCCCCGCTGGGCACGCGCACCGAGACCAAGAACGTCAACACCTTCCGCGGTATCGAGCAGGTGGTCCGCTACGAGATCTCCCGCCAGGCGGCCATCCTGGCCGACGGCGGGCAGGTCCTCCAGGAGACCCGCCACGGCCAGGCCGATGGCACCACCCGCCCCGGCCGGGTGAAGTCCGACGCCGATGACTACCGCTACTTCCCCGAGCCCGACCTGGTCCCGGTGGCGCCCTCGCGCCAGTGGGTCGAGCAGATCCGCGAGTCCCTGCCGGAGATGCCGGCGGCCAAGCGCCGTCGCCTGGCGGCGCAGTGGTCGCTGAGCGACACCGAGATGCGCGATGTGGTCAACGCCGGCGCCCTGGAGCTCATCGAGGCCACGGTGCAGGCGGGCACCACCGGCCAGGCCGCCCGCAAGTGGTGGATGGGGGAGCTGGCGCGCGCCGCCAAGGACCAGGAGATCGCGCTGGAGGACCTGCCGGTCACCCCGGCCCAGATCGCCGGGCTCCAGGCCCTGGTGGACAGTGGCCGGCTGACCGACTCCCTGGCACGCCAGGTCCTCGAGGGGGTCCTGGCGGGGGAGGGCGATCCCGAGCAGGTCGCCACCGCCCGGGGCCTGGAGGTCGTCTCCGACGACGGCGCCCTGCTGGCGGCCGTCGATGAGGCGCTGGCCGCCAACCCGGATGTGGCCGACAAGATCCGCGGCGGCAAGGTCCAGGCCGCCGGTGCGATCGTGGGCGCCGTCATGAAGGCCACCAGGGGCCAGGCCGACGCCAGGCGCGTGCGCGAGCTCGTCATGGAGCGGGTCCAGGGCTGAGCGCCGGTCATCTTCGCAGGGGCGGGTGCCGAGAGGATCGGCGCCCGCCCCTGCGAGTGAAGTCTCATGGACATGTCTCGCATGCCGGGACCCGTGGGACGATCCGCCCCCGCCCCCGGCATGGCCTCGGGATAGGCTCGCAGCAGGTCCGCGATGTGCGTGATCCGCCCCAGAACCCTCGGAGGAAGTGACCCATGGTCCAGCCCAGTCCCAGCTACACCGTCGCCCTGCACCTGGAAGTGCCCGCCTCCCAGAGGGCAGTGGCGAGCCTGGTGGACACCGCCACCGCCACCGGCGCCGTGGTCACGGGTGTCGATGTCGCGGAGGCCGGAGGCGATACCCTCACCGTCGACCTGACTGCCGATACCCGGGACTCCAAGCACCGCGGCGAGCTGGTGGCCAGGCTCGAGGAGATCGAGGGCGTCGTGGTGCGCAATGTCGGCGACTCCACCTTCCTGGCTCACGTCGGGGGCAAGATCGAGGTGGTGGGCACCTACCCGATCCACAACCGCCGTGACCTGGCCCGGGTCTACACCCCGGGAGTGGCCCGCGTGTGCAAGGCCATCTACGACCACCCCGAGCGCGCCCGCATGCTGACCATCAAGAAGAACACCGTGGCGGTGGTCACCGATGGCACCGCCGTGCTGGGTATGGGGGATATCGGCCCCGCCGCCGCCATGCCCGTCATGGAGGGCAAGGCGGTGCTGTTCAAGCAGTTCGGCAACGTCGATGCCTGGCCGGTGGCCCTGGACACCAAGGATCCCGAGGAGATCATCGCCATCGTCAAGGCCATCGCCCCGGCCTATGGCGGCATCAACCTGGAGGACATCGCCGCCCCCAAGTGCTTCGACATCGAGGCGCGTCTGCGCGAGGAGCTCGACATCCCGGTCTTCCACGACGACCAGCACGGCACCGCCGTGGTAACCCTGGCCGCGCTCATCAACGCCCTGAAGATCGTGGGCAAGCGGATCGAGGATGTGCGCATCGTCCTGTCCGGCGTGGGGGCCGCCGGCAACGCCATCGCCAAGCTCCTCATGGCCCACGGGGCCACCGACATCGTCGGCTACGGCCGCGACGGCGCCCTGTCGGCCCAGGACACCGAGGGCATGAACGAGCACCGCAAGTGGCTGGCGGAGAACACCAACCCCCGCCGGGTCACCGGATCCCTCAAGGAGGGCCTGGAGGGGGCCGACGTGTTCATCGGGGTCTCCTCGGGCAACCTCCTGGCGCCCGAGGACCTCAAGGTCATGAACGACGATGCGATCGTCTTCGCCATGGCCAACCCGACCCCCGAGGTCGACCCGATCGGTGCCGCCGACTACGCCGCCGTGGTGGCCACGGGGCGCTCGGACTTCCCCAACCAGATCAACAACGTCCTGGCCTTCCCGGGCCTGTTCCGGGGACTGCTGGACACCGGTATCACCGAGATCACCACCGAGCTGCTGCGCACGGCGGCCACCGGCATCGCCTCGGTCATCGAGGACCACGAGCTCAGCCCCGTCTACATCATCCCCGGCGCCTTCGACACCCGCGTGGCCGACGCCGTGGCCTCGGCCGTCCGCCGCCTGGCCGAGTAGCGCCGGGGCGGCGCCGCCGGCCGATGATCGGCCGATAGCCGAGCGGGGCCGGGGCGACCAGGCAGTAAGTGCCCTGGCCGCCCCGGCCCCGCTCAGGCGCCGCTGAGGATCAGCGCAGCCAGGAGTCCCCGACGATGCGTGACCACCACCGGCCCAGGCCCCAGGTGTCGCCCGCCCGGGTCAGGGCGATGACGATCATGGCGGCGGCCAGGACCCAGTGGGTGTCGATGATCGGGTTGGTGGCCTGCCCGACGTTCAGGGGCGGGAACTCGGCCAGCCACAGGAAGAACATGAGGGCGGTGCCGCTGAGCGCGGCCACCTTCAGCCCCATGCCGAGCATGAGGGCGGTGCCGATGCCCAGCAGGGCGAGCATGAACAGCACATCGCCCGCAGCATTGGCGAACAGGGAGAAGAAGCCCGCCAGGGGACCATCGCCGGTGACGGCGATGATGAAGCCCTGGGCCGGCTGGCCGCCGCGGATCCAGGCCTGGTCGGGAGGGGTCATGAAGCTCAGGCCGAAAGTCTTGTCGAGGAAGGCCCACAGGAAGTAGAAGCCGATGAGGAGCCGCAGTGCGGCCAGCGCCCTGCGGGCGCCGGGGCGGGTGACGATGTGGTCGCTCATGACCACTGCTGAGGCCGGGGCGGACGATGTAGGAGTGGTGGACATGCCGTGCCTTTCGATGATCGAGGATCAGGTGGCCAGTGGGGCGCGTCCCGGGCTGATCGCCCGACGTGCCGGTACTCACAGGATGTTGATCGTTGAATAAGTGCGGGATGACCCTAGGGCATGGGGCGCACCGGTGTCACGCTTCGGTGACGCGCGCGTGTTCGTGCCGGTGGCCGGGCGAGGTGCCGCACCAGCAGCAACGGCGGAATCGGCCGGAACGGGGGCCGACGAGTGCGGGGTGAAGGGGTGTGGGACGAAGGGTCGTGAGGAGTCGGCGGGGCGATGAGGGCCGGTGGGGGAGTGTGGCGAGGGTCGTATCGCCGCGGCTTGACGCGGCGGCCGGCCGGCTGCTTATAGTTCCTCCTGCCGCTGCGGACCGCCCTGATGGGGGAGGTCTTCCGCGGTGATGAGAACTCAAGAGCGGCCTTCGATGCGACCAGGGTCACCGATTCTGGAGTTGACGACCGGGCCGAGTTTCCTCTAGAGTTTTCTCTGTTGCTCGCAAGAGCGAACGGCACTTGCGATGAGCGCCGTGAGCACCTGCTGGGTGTGTTGTTTGAGATCTCGATAGTGTGTCATGTTTTTTATGCCATGTTGGGCTTGATGATGGTTCTGTGTGCTGCATGTTTTGTGTGGTGTGTGGGGTTGTTGTTGGGTCTGTTTTGTTTTTGGTTTGCCTGCCTTGTTTTTTGTGGGGTGGGTTGGGCCATGGGGATAGTTTTCTCTGATTGTTTTGTTTGGAGAGTTTGATCCTGGCTCAGGACGAACGCTGGCGGCGTGCTTAACACATGCAAGTCGAACGGTGAAGCCCTTTTTTGGGTGGATGAGTGGCGAACGGGTGAGTAACACGTGAGTAACCTGCCCCCTTCTTCTGGATAACCTCATGAAAGTGGGGCTAATACGGGATATTCTGGTCTGTGCGCATGCATGGGTTGGGAAAGGTTTTTTTCTGGTGGGGGATGGGCTCGCGGCCTATCAGCTTGTTGGTGGGGTGATGGCCTACCAAGGCGGTGACGGGTAGCCGGCCTGAGAGGGTGGACGGCCACACTGGGACTGAGACACGGCCCAGACTCCTACGGGAGGCAGCAGTGGGGAATATTGCACAATGGGCGCAAGCCTGATGCAGCGACGCCGCGTGAGGGATGGAGGCCTTCGGGTTGTGAACCTCTTTCGCCAGTGAAGCAGGCTCATCTCTTTGTGGGTGGGTTGACGGTAGCTGGATAAGAAGCGCCGGCTAACTACGTGCCAGCAGCCGCGGTAATACGTAGGGCGCGAGCGTTGTCCGGAATTATTGGGCGTAAAGAGCTCGTAGGCGGCTGGTCGCGTCTGTCGTGAAATCCTCTGGCTTAACTGGGGGCTTGCGGTGGGTACGGGCCGGCTTGAGTGCGGTAGGGGAGACTGGAATTCCTGGTGTAGCGGTGGAATGCGCAGATATCAGGAGGAACACCGGTGGCGAAGGCGGGTCTCTGGGCCGTTACTGACGCTGAGGAGCGAAAGCGTGGGGAGCGAACAGGATTAGATACCCTGGTAGTCCACGCCGTAAACGTTGGGCACTAGGTGTGGGGGGCCTTTTCCGGGTTCTTCCGCGCCGTAGCTAACGCATTAAGTGCCCCGCCTGGGGAGTACGGCCGCAAGGCTAAAACTCAAAGGAATTGACGGGGGCCCGCACAAGCGGCGGAGCATGCGGATTAATTCGATGCAACGCGAAGAACCTTACCAAGGCTTGACATGAGGGCGATCGTCCCGGAGACGGGGCTTCCATTTTTTGGCGCTCTTACAGGTGGTGCATGGTTGTCGTCAGCTCGTGTCGTGAGATGTTGGGTTAAGTCCCGCAACGAGCGCAACCCTTGTCCTGTGTTGCCAGCACGTTGTGGTGGGGACTCGCGGGAGACTGCCGGGGTCAACTCGGAGGAAGGTGGGGATGACGTCAAATCATCATGCCCCTTATGTCTTGGGCTTCACGCATGCTACAATGGCCGGTACAGAGGGCTGCGATGCTGTGAGGCGGAGCGAATCCCTTAAAGCCGGTCTCAGTTCGGATCGGTGTCTGCAACTCGACACCGTGAAGTTGGAGTCGCTAGTAATCGCAGATCAGCAACGCTGCGGTGAATACGTTCTCGGGCCTTGTACACACCGCCCGTCACGTCATGAAAGCTGGCAACACCCGAAGCCCGTGGCCTTATGGGGAGCGGTCGAAGGTGGGGCTGGTGATTGGGACGAAGTCGTAACAAGGTAGCCGTACCGGAAGGTGCGGCTGGATCACCTCCTTTCTAGGGAGTTTCTTTCTTGGTGTGCTGGCCTGGTGGGGTCTGGTGCTGGGTTTGTTGCCGTAGCCCTGTGTGGGTGCGGGCCTGGTGCTGGGTCTGGGGCTGGTGGGCCTGGAGTGTTGGCGTGGTGTAGGGAACTGCTGCTGTCTGGTGCGCTCCTTGGCTCCTTCTTGTTTGGGGGGGTGGGGGTGTGGTGGGTGGTGGTGCGGCCTGGTCCTGGGGGTGCCCTTCCTTGTGGGGGGTGGTCGTGGGGTGGGGCTGGTGGCATGCTGTCGGGTTCTGGGGCAATCGTGCCCTGGGTGGCCTGGCTGCTGGCTGCATCCTGAGGGGGGTGTGGTTGGTGGTGTGGGTGGGTTGGTTGTGAACTGTATAGTGGGCGCGAGCATCTGATGAGGGCCCCGCGCGTGCATCTGGTGTTGCCTGGTGTGGTGTGGGGTTCTTGTTGGTAGTGCTGTATGTGTTTTTGGTGTTCTGTTTGTGTTTTGTTTGTGTTTTGTTTTTTTGAGCGTTCGGTGGATGCCTTGGCATCAGGGGCCGATGAAGGACGTGGTGGCCTGCGATAAGCCTCGGGGAGCCGGCTGGCGGGCTGTGATCCGAGGGTTTCCGAATGGGGGGACCCGGCACGAGTTATGTCGTGTCACCTGCGTCTGAATTGTATAGGGCGTGGGGGGTGACGCGGGGAAGTGAAACATCTCAGTACCCGTAGGAGAAGATATTCCGTGAGTAGTGGCGAGCGAAAGCGGATGATGGCTAAACCGTGTGCGTGTGATACTCGGCAGGGGTTGCGTGCGTGGTGTTGTGGGGCTCTGCTGTTGCTCTTCTGCCGGAGGGCGGTGCGTGCGTGTGCTGGTAGCCGAAGCGTCTGGGATGGCGTGGCGTAGTGGGTGAGACCCCCGTAGGTTGAACTGGTGCGTGTGTGTGCGGGTGGGGTGCCCGAGTAGCACGGGGCTCGTGGAATCCTGTGTGAATCTGCCAAGACCACTTGGCTGCCTGAATACCTCCTGATGACCGATAGTGGATAGTACCGTGAGGGAATGGTGAAAAGTACCCCGGGAGGGGAGTGAAATAGTACCTGAAACCGGGCGCTTGCAAGCCGTCAGAGCCTCGTGTCCTCATTTTTGGGGGTGTGGGGTGGTGGCGTGCCTTTTGAAGAATGAGCCTGCGAGTCAGTGGCGTGTCGCGAGGTTAACCCGTGGGGGGTAGCCGTAGCGAGAGCGAGTCCGAAATGGGCGAGTGTAGTGGCGCGTTCTGGACCCGAAGCGGGGTGATCTACCCATGGCCAGGTTGAAGCACGTGTAAGAGCGTGTGGAGGACCGAACCCACCTAGGTTGAAAACTGGGGGGATGAGCTGTGGGTAGGGGTGAAAGGCCAATCAAACTCCGTGATAGCTGGTTCTCCCCGAAATGCATTTAGGTGCAGCGTCGTGTGTTGCCCGGCGGAGGTAGAGCTACTGGGTGGCTGATGGGCCCCACAGGGTTACTGACGTCAGCCAAACTCCGAATGCCGTCGGGTATGAGCGCGGCAGTGAGACCGCGGGGGATAAGCTCCGTGGTCGAGAGGGAAACAGCCCAGATCGCCGGCTAAGGCCCCTAAGCGTGTGCTAAGTGGGAAAGGATGTGCGGTCGCGCAGACAACCAGGAGGTTGGCTTAGAAGCAGCCATCCTTGAAAGAGTGCGTAATAGCTCACTGGTCAAGTGGTCGTGCGCCGACAATGTAGCGGGGCTCAAGCACACCGCCGAAGCCGCGGATCCCCGGCGTGTTCCCCAGCGTCCCACCTGTTGTGGGGTGTTCAGGGGCCGGGGGTGGTAGGGGAGCGTCCTGCGTGGGGTGAAGCCCGGGAGTGATCGTGGGTGGACTGCGTGGGAGTGAGAATGCAGGCATGAGTAGCGATACTAGGGTGAGAAGCCCTAGCGCCGAATGACCAAGGGTTCCAGGGCCAGGCTAGTCCGCCCTGGGTGAGTCGGGACCTAAGGCGAGGCCGACAGGCGTAGTCGATGGATGACGGGTTGATATTCCCGTACCGGCGAAGCACCGCCCATGCTGACGCGCGGGTGCTGACCCACGCCCGGGTCTCCTGTGTGCCATGGCTGCTGCTGCCCTTCGGGGTG belongs to Actinomyces capricornis and includes:
- a CDS encoding L,D-transpeptidase; amino-acid sequence: MSSDEFPAGGPTGADAAPEEPGSRAPQRTAVLSTPYGQSTGLRSTEPASAQEESPAPGQAPDWDHWDTALDENAADPDPATPLRPAPGATSMSAATPQEAPLDPVDSAGGADSTAPEGAQANRAPEDTEGAEEAAGTAGHPARSEQATTVVPAVVEPAPQDQAAPAAPRSRILDGPLQEVGDEAGAGDTDDLAPQDAAAAEAVAGGALLDGEPQKDEDEPLYDAGPRRRRWPVWVAAASFLLLAGVGAGGYAYASHYADHAVPGTTVAGTDVAGRSRQEIVEIIESRAQGATVSISGDVQATASLADLGATVDAQATADAVMARGESVVSRFEALLGGQSVPVVVSTNEQTAADYAVSLIPSDQAKAINATVVLGEDGQTFSTTPASSGTSLDSGAIATAAKEAAGSLSPTSVAVSFGVSEPAVSDADAQKVADQANAWVSQDVTITVPATSDQEEATYTADAAEKASWITLTTSVDAAPTLSVDSGRVSQWVSAQAEEANVEPINGKRNVTTKGTVVATPLEAEDGRTVSNAETVATDIVTNLGQGRAYTGSFEATVVKATWDERTIADGAEKLVYQAAPGEKWIDVNLANYTVTAYEGATVVYGPVTMVDGAKETPTVTGTYQVYLQYPSQTMEGDNVDGTRYRTEDVPWVTYFYSGYAFHGAPWRSDFGYSASHGCVNMPSSDAQWIYNWVEIGTTVVSH
- the gatC gene encoding Asp-tRNA(Asn)/Glu-tRNA(Gln) amidotransferase subunit GatC, whose amino-acid sequence is MSAISKDEVARVAALARVALSPQEVTRLAGELDAVASSFARVSSVVTPDLPATSHPVPLTNVLREDVVGPTLEVDELLAGAPAAEDSMFLVPQILGEDEA
- the gatA gene encoding Asp-tRNA(Asn)/Glu-tRNA(Gln) amidotransferase subunit GatA gives rise to the protein MTDAMPHPADAAGLIRATAAQQAAALASGEVSSRELTTAHLERIEAVDGAVGAFLDVDADKALAAADAADAARRSGSAVDELTGVPVAVKDLICTRGQATTAASRILEGWVPPYDATLVRNLRAAGLPILGKTNLDEFAMGGSTEHSAFKRTANPWDLDRIPGGSSGGSAAAVGAFEAPVAVGTDTGGSIRQPAAVTGTVGVKPTYGTVSRYGVIAMASSLDTPGPMARTVLDTALLHDVIASHDPLDSTSLPDAPRGMAAVVRAAQEGRDLAGLRVGVISELDGGQGYHDGVVDSFHAAVELLQGAGARVDAVSLPHLEYALDAYYLIMPAEASSNLARYDGMRYGLRVEPASGPVTAETVMAATRGAGFGDEVKRRIILGTHVLSAGFYDAYYASAQKVRTLIQRDFAAAWERFDILVSPTAPVTAYRFGEKDDPLAMYKLDVTTIPANLAGVPAMSLPSGLSRDGLPVGFQILAPQRADDRLYRVGAVLEAALEEQWGAPLLSRAAELEEQR
- the gatB gene encoding Asp-tRNA(Asn)/Glu-tRNA(Gln) amidotransferase subunit GatB yields the protein MSEKLMDFEEAVRRYDPVLGLEVHVELGTATKMFDAAPNVFGARPNTMVTPTSVGLPGALPQVNAQGVEYAIRIGLALGCQIASSCRFARKNYFYPDLSKDFQTSQSDEPIAYDGALEIELEDGSPFTIPIERAHMEEDAGKNTHVGGHDGRIEGAQYSLVDYNRAGVPLVEIVTRPIEGAGARAPQVAAAYVRTLRDIFRALGVSEARMERGNVRADVNVSLRESPDAPLGTRTETKNVNTFRGIEQVVRYEISRQAAILADGGQVLQETRHGQADGTTRPGRVKSDADDYRYFPEPDLVPVAPSRQWVEQIRESLPEMPAAKRRRLAAQWSLSDTEMRDVVNAGALELIEATVQAGTTGQAARKWWMGELARAAKDQEIALEDLPVTPAQIAGLQALVDSGRLTDSLARQVLEGVLAGEGDPEQVATARGLEVVSDDGALLAAVDEALAANPDVADKIRGGKVQAAGAIVGAVMKATRGQADARRVRELVMERVQG
- a CDS encoding NAD-dependent malic enzyme codes for the protein MVQPSPSYTVALHLEVPASQRAVASLVDTATATGAVVTGVDVAEAGGDTLTVDLTADTRDSKHRGELVARLEEIEGVVVRNVGDSTFLAHVGGKIEVVGTYPIHNRRDLARVYTPGVARVCKAIYDHPERARMLTIKKNTVAVVTDGTAVLGMGDIGPAAAMPVMEGKAVLFKQFGNVDAWPVALDTKDPEEIIAIVKAIAPAYGGINLEDIAAPKCFDIEARLREELDIPVFHDDQHGTAVVTLAALINALKIVGKRIEDVRIVLSGVGAAGNAIAKLLMAHGATDIVGYGRDGALSAQDTEGMNEHRKWLAENTNPRRVTGSLKEGLEGADVFIGVSSGNLLAPEDLKVMNDDAIVFAMANPTPEVDPIGAADYAAVVATGRSDFPNQINNVLAFPGLFRGLLDTGITEITTELLRTAATGIASVIEDHELSPVYIIPGAFDTRVADAVASAVRRLAE